Proteins found in one Pelmatolapia mariae isolate MD_Pm_ZW linkage group LG7, Pm_UMD_F_2, whole genome shotgun sequence genomic segment:
- the loxa gene encoding protein-lysine 6-oxidase has translation MELRVFGTSLYAYSWVYLFVFILQAAQSQRNPGTQQGNDQRGALRQTLQWSHNGKIFSILSQGSEYQPARRRGATQEQVQERPVTIIRDADTQRQPVAQQQPPRPASNPQGQRSLPLPIQRLVRGQEHRQHHQARPGGTGTQRSRRVNDTQEQVDVRREDMMVGDDPYDPYKSIDTDNPYYNYYDVYERPRERSRPGYGTRYHQYGLPDLVPDPYYIQASAYVQRVPMYNLRCAAEENCLSSSAYRARDYDSRMLLRFPQKVKNQGTADFLPNRPRYSWEWHSCHQHYHSMDEFSHYDLLDATTQRSVAEGHKASFCLEDTSCDYGYYRRYACTSHTQGLSPGCYDTYNADIDCQWIDITDVKPGNYVLKISVNPYYQVPESDYSNNIVRCDVRYTGNYAYVSGCHMSTY, from the exons ATGGAATTGCGCGTGTTTGGCACATCGCTTTACGCATACTCCTGGgtctatttatttgttttcatcctGCAGGCTGCTCAGTCTCAAAGGAATCCGGGAACACAGCAAGGGAATGACCAAAGAGGGGCCCTCCGGCAGACGCTACAGTGGTCACACAACGGCAAGATATTTAGCATTCTAAGCCAAGGGTCTGAGTATCAGCCGGCCAGACGCAGGGGCGCAACGCAGGAGCAAGTGCAGGAGCGACCTGTCACAATCATCCGGGATGCGGACACCCAGAGACAACCGGTGGCCCAGCAGCAGCCTCCCCGGCCGGCCTCCAACCCGCAGGGCCAGCGCAGCCTCCCGCTGCCGATCCAGAGGCTCGTGAGAGGCCAGGAGCACCGCCAGCATCACCAAGCGCGTCCCGGTGGGACAGGGACGCAGAGGAGCCGGAGAGTAAATGATACCCAAGAGCAGGTCGATGTCAGGAGAGAAGACATGATGGTGGGAGACGATCCATACGATCCCTACAAGTCAATTGACACCGATAATCCATATTACAATTACTATGACGTTTACGAGAGACCGAGGGAGAGATCGAGACCCGGATATGGCACAAGGTATCATCAGTACG GTCTCCCTGATCTGGTTCCTGACCCATACTACATCCAAGCCTCGGCCTACGTCCAGAGAGTCCCGATGTACAACCTGAGATGTGCGGCTGAAGAAAATTGTTTGTCAAG TTCCGCCTACAGAGCACGAGACTACGATAGCCGCATGCTGCTGAGGTTTCCTCAGAAAGTCAAGAACCAGGGCACCGCAGACTTCCTCCCCAACAGGCCACGTTACTCCTGGGAGTGGCACAGCTGTCACCA GCACTACCACAGCATGGATGAGTTCAGCCACTACGATCTGCTGGATGCCACTACTCAACGGTCAGTGGCAGAGGGCCACAAGGCCAGCTTCTGCTTGGAGGACACTTCCTGTGACTATGGATACTACAGGCGATATGCCTGCACCTCACATACTCAG GGCCTGAGCCCGGGATGTTATGATACCTACAACGCAGACATCGACTGCCAGTGGATTGACATCACAGATGTGAAACCTGGCAACTATGTCCTGAAG ATCAGTGTAAATCCTTACTACCAGGTTCCAGAATCGGACTACAGCAACAATATTGTGCGCTGTGATGTCCGCTACACGGGCAACTATGCCTACGTGTCAGGTTGTCACATGTCAAC ATATTAA
- the snx24 gene encoding sorting nexin-24, which yields MHPVRVSIPSFRSENSSVEKGYTVFKIDVLMNGRQHTVEKRYSEFHALHKMLKKTIKPPEIPSKHVRNWVPKVLEQRRHGLELYLQTIIMENEVLPKIFLDFLNIRHFPSVPKTESCGSFDTESLESSKLSHQPVMLFLRDPYLLPAGHDEFSNVVIEGVVHGVYYPDLQPR from the exons ATGCATCCGGTGCGAGTGTCGATCCCGTCTTTTCGCTCAGAAAACAGCTCGGTGGAGAAAGGATACACG gtcTTTAAAATTGACGTGTTGATGAACGGCAGACAGCATACTGTTGAGAAACGCTACAGCGAATTCCACGCTTTGCATAAAATG CTGAAGAAGACCATAAAACCACCCGAGATCCCCTCGAAGCATGTGAGAAACTGGGTCCCCAAGGTCCTGGAGCAGAGGAGACATGGCTTGGAGCTCTACCTGCAG ACTATAATTATGGAAAACGAGGTCCTTCCAAAGATATTCCTGGATTTCCTGAACATCCGCCATTTTCCTTCGGTGCCAAAAACAGAAAGTTGTGG gTCGTTTGATACAGAATCACTGGAGTCGAG TAAACTTTCGCATCAGCCGGTCatgctgtttctgagagacccCTACCTGCTGCCGGCTGGACACG ATGAATTTTCTAACGTTGTGATCGAAGGCGTGGTGCACGGAGTTTACTACCCAGATCTTCAGCCAAGGTAG
- the ggcx gene encoding vitamin K-dependent gamma-carboxylase, translating to MEARDATAGAFVRREGDDQTAKDQHKAPKREQTPTRSKMEQIFGFKKEDLTSWHSFVALLNRPTDPASLGIFRCLFGLLMVIDITQERGLSNLDYKYLDGAPVCRFPLFNFLQPLPLDWMYLVYVVMFLGASGIMLGCFYRLSCLMFLSTYWYIFFLDKTAWNNHSYLYGLIGFQLLLMDGNRYWSIDGLRRPSIRNAHVPLWNYTLLRAQIFIVYFIAGVKKLDADWVEGYSMSYLAHHWLFDPFKLILPVELVSLLVVHGGGLILDLTAGYLLFFDVTRPYAFFFVSYFHCMNSQLFSIGMFPYTMLATSPLFCYPDWPRNFFAHFPSFLRPVLPLTSPGSQSSPSCVYEEIQGSGTQQRQTPAAAKSSKLRLKHKLGAIFTVLYIMEQFIMPYSHFITQGYNNWTNGLYGYSWDMMVHSRSHQHVKITYKDRKTGETGYLNPGVFTQSRRWKDHGDMLKQYATCLHQYLPRYNISDPEIYFDIWVSINERFQQRIFDPRVDIVRAEWSPFKPNKWLMPLLVDLSPWRTKFQEIEGSLDNQTEIVFIADFPGLHLENFVSEDLGNTSIQVLQGQVNVEIVEEKKNYTLQPGEQIKVPAGAYHKVYTVSEDPSCYMYVYVNTTEAALQKNFTKLYEIQERVRNGTETEPLPPELQPLMAADDDEGSEVNATDPIVRLFLKRQRRMKEVKKRREAGMLERLQRFAVKKYYTIRRGILMTAIAMRNLAVGLPPLEQLTREVAYANMKEPQAEASQDERLKDEVGHAEL from the exons ATGGAGGCGAGAGACGCTACGGCAG GCGCTTTTGTTCGCCGTGAGGGAGATGATCAAACTGCAAAGGACCAGCACAAAGCTCCCAAACGTGAACAAACGCCCACCAGAAGCAAGATGGAGCAAATATTTGGCTTCAAGAAGGAGGACCTGACTTCCTGGCACAGCTTTGTGGCTCTCCTGAACCGCCCCACGGATCCTGCATCTCTGGGCATCTTCCGCTGCTTGTTTG GTTTGCTGATGGTCATAGACATCACACAGGAACGTGGCCTCAGTAACCTGGACTACAAGTACCTGGATGGGGCCCCCGTGTGTCGCTTTCCTCTCTTCAACTTCTTACAGCCCTTGCCGCTGGACTGGATGTACCTGGTGTACGTGGTGATGTTCCTCG GCGCTTCGGGCATCATGCTCGGCTGCTTCTACCGCCTCTCCTGCCTCATGTTCCTCTCCACGTACTGGTACATCTTCTTCCTGGACAAAACCGCCTGGAACAATCACTCCTACCTCTACGGCCTCATTGGATTTCAGCTCTTACTCATGGATGGCAACAGATACTG gtCTATCGATGGACTGCGGAGACCCTCTATAAGAAATGCTCATGTGCCTCTGTGGAATTACACACTGCTGCGAGCTCAG ATATTTATAGTATACTTCATTGCCGGAGTGAAGAAGTTGGATGCTGATTGGGTGGAGGGATACTCAATGTCATACCTGGCTCACCATTGGCTGTTTGACCCCTTCAA ACTGATTCTTCCTGTGGAGTTAGTTAGCCTGTTGGTGGTGCACGGAGGCGGTCTCATTTTGGATCTGACCGCTGGCTATCTGCTGTTTTTTGACGTTACTCGGCCTTATGCATTTTTCTTTGTCAGCTACTTCCACTGTATGAACTCGCAGCTCTTCAGCATTG GGATGTTTCCCTACACAATGCTGGCCACCAGTCCTCTCTTCTGCTACCCTGACTGGCCAAGAAATTTTTTTGCCCATTTCCCATCATTCCTCAGGCCAGTCCTGCCCCTCACTTCACCGgggtcccagtccagcccttcCTGTGTTTACGAAGAAATCCAAGGCAGTGGCACTCAGCAAAGACAGACCCCAGCTGCTGCCAAATCATCCAAATTGAGACTAAAACACAAGCTGGGAGCCATTTTTACTGTTCTTTACATAATGGAACAGTTCATCATGCCCTACTCTCACTTCATCACACAG GGTTATAACAACTGGACTAATGGCCTGTACGGATATTCATGGGACATGATGGTTCACTCTCGCAGCCATCAGCACGTTAAAATCACCTACAAAGACAGGAAAACGGGTGAAACTGGATATCTGAACCCAGGG GTGTTCACACAGAGCCGTCGCTGGAAGGACCACGGAGACATGCTGAAGCAGTATGCTACATGCCTACATCAGTACCTGCCTCGTTATAACATCTCCGATCCTGAAATCTACTTTGACATCTGGGTGTCCATCAATGAACGCTTCCAGCAAAG GATTTTTGATCCTCGTGTGGACATTGTGAGGGCTGAATGGTCACCTTTCAAACCAAACAAATGGCTCATGCCTCTGCTGGTGGACCTCTCGCCTTGGAGGACCAAGTTCCAGGAGATCGAGGGAAGTTTGGACAACCAGACCGAGATCGTCTTTATTGCTGATTTCCCAG GTCTCCACTTGGAAAACTTTGTGAGTGAAGATTTGGGCAACACCAGCATCCAGGTGTTGCAGGGCCAGGTGAATGTAGAGATagtggaggagaagaagaactaCACTCTGCAGCCCGGTGAGCAGATAAAG GTACCTGCCGGGGCTTATCATAAGGTGTACACAGTGTCTGAGGACCCCTCTTGCTACATGTACGTCTATGTAAACACCACCGAGGCGGCACTACAGAAGAACTTCACCAAGCTCTATGAAATCCAGGAGCGTGTTCGCAATGGAACAG AAACTGAGCCACTTCCTCCCGAGCTGCAGCCTCTCATGGCTGCAGATGATGACGAGGGTTCGGAGGTCAATGCCACTGACCCGATTGTGCGGCTGTTCCTGAAGAGGCAGCGACGGATGAAGGAAGTTAAGAAACGCAGGGAGGCCGGCATGCTGGAGCGACTGCAGCGCTTTGCCGTGAAGAAGTATTACACAATACGCAGAGG AATCTTGATGACAGCCATTGCAATGAGAAACCTGGCGGTGGGTCTGCCTCCGCTCGAGCAGCTGACGAGGGAAGTTGCCTACGCCAACATGAAGGAACCTCAAGCAGAAGCCAGTCAAGACGAGCGGCTCAAAGATGAAGTCGGTCATGCAGAACTTTAA